A genomic segment from Thermotoga neapolitana DSM 4359 encodes:
- a CDS encoding SDH family Clp fold serine proteinase, translating into MLDIGTLIFQIFWMIFIFSLITPFLKNSALKSARETLIRTFEKKRGSRVITLIHRTESISFFGFPVRRYIDIEDSEEVLRAIKLTPEDMPIDLIIHTPGGLVLAAEQIARALKKHKGKVTVFVPHYAMSGGTLIALAADEVVMDENAVLGPLDPQIGNMPAPSILAAVRKKDVNEVDDQTLILADIAEKAIRQIKEFVTEILKDKMPEEKAKEIAEKLCEGNWTHDYPLTVDKLRELGLQVSTDMPQEVYDLMDLYKQSEPKRPSVSYVPAPYYRGRETRGEGR; encoded by the coding sequence GTGCTCGATATAGGTACCCTGATTTTCCAGATATTCTGGATGATTTTCATTTTCTCTCTCATTACTCCATTTTTGAAGAACTCTGCTCTCAAGTCGGCAAGAGAAACCCTGATAAGAACCTTCGAAAAGAAGAGAGGCAGTCGTGTGATCACACTCATTCACAGAACGGAATCCATCAGCTTCTTTGGTTTTCCGGTGAGGCGCTACATAGATATAGAAGACTCCGAAGAGGTATTGAGAGCGATAAAGCTAACTCCGGAGGATATGCCGATAGATCTGATAATCCACACGCCCGGAGGACTGGTTCTGGCAGCAGAACAGATAGCAAGGGCGCTGAAAAAGCACAAGGGAAAGGTCACCGTCTTTGTTCCGCACTACGCTATGTCTGGAGGAACTCTGATAGCGCTTGCAGCGGACGAAGTTGTCATGGATGAAAACGCCGTCCTTGGACCCCTCGATCCCCAGATTGGAAACATGCCGGCACCCTCCATTCTCGCCGCCGTCAGAAAGAAGGATGTGAACGAAGTTGATGATCAGACGCTGATACTGGCCGATATAGCCGAGAAAGCGATAAGGCAGATAAAGGAATTCGTCACAGAAATTCTGAAGGATAAGATGCCAGAGGAGAAAGCAAAGGAAATAGCAGAGAAACTCTGTGAAGGGAACTGGACACACGATTATCCTCTGACCGTTGACAAATTGAGAGAACTCGGTTTGCAGGTGAGCACCGATATGCCACAGGAAGTGTACGATCTGATGGATCTTTACAAACAGTCCGAACCGAAAAGACCCTCTGTCAGTTAC
- a CDS encoding iron-containing alcohol dehydrogenase family protein, with amino-acid sequence MWEFYMPTDVFFGDHILSKRGPVMKILGKRALIVTGRTSSKKNGSLDDLTDLLEKLDISYVVFDEVEENPSFASVERAAERFRDEDFDLVVGLGGGSPMDFAKAISVLLKEKDLNVEDLYDSEKIRRWLPVVEIPTTAGTGSEVTPYSVLTDQEGNKRGCRLMFPVYAFLDPRYTYSMPEDLVLSTGVDALSHAVEGFLSRRATPPSDALALEAMKIIHKYLPKAMGGDEKARRKMLIASCLAGMVIAQTSTTLAHAMGYPLTTEKGIKHGRATGMVLPFVMNVMREEIPDRVDEVNRIFRKSLLNFLKDLGLYQRVEVSQEELERWSEKASRAKHVSNTPGTFTKEKILMIYREALSV; translated from the coding sequence ATGTGGGAGTTCTACATGCCCACGGACGTGTTCTTTGGAGATCATATCCTTTCCAAAAGAGGTCCCGTGATGAAGATACTAGGAAAAAGAGCACTCATCGTTACGGGCAGAACATCTTCGAAAAAGAACGGCTCACTCGATGATCTAACAGACCTTCTGGAAAAGCTCGACATTTCCTATGTCGTCTTCGATGAGGTCGAAGAGAATCCTTCCTTTGCGAGCGTTGAAAGGGCAGCCGAAAGGTTCAGAGACGAAGATTTTGATCTCGTGGTGGGGCTTGGTGGTGGAAGTCCCATGGATTTCGCCAAGGCGATTTCGGTTCTTTTGAAGGAGAAAGATCTCAATGTTGAAGATCTCTATGACAGTGAGAAGATCAGAAGATGGCTTCCTGTTGTGGAGATCCCAACAACAGCGGGAACCGGCAGCGAGGTGACACCGTACTCTGTTCTCACGGATCAGGAAGGAAACAAAAGAGGATGTAGGTTGATGTTTCCCGTCTACGCCTTCCTGGATCCCAGGTACACTTATTCCATGCCGGAGGATCTGGTCCTGTCAACGGGTGTTGATGCCCTCTCCCATGCCGTGGAAGGTTTCCTTTCCAGAAGGGCGACTCCTCCATCGGATGCCCTCGCCCTTGAAGCCATGAAAATCATTCACAAATATCTTCCCAAAGCCATGGGCGGTGATGAAAAGGCCAGAAGAAAGATGCTGATAGCCTCCTGCCTTGCCGGGATGGTGATCGCCCAGACGAGTACAACCCTTGCCCACGCCATGGGGTATCCCCTCACCACGGAAAAGGGAATAAAACACGGAAGGGCAACTGGTATGGTCCTGCCGTTCGTTATGAACGTCATGAGAGAGGAAATTCCCGATCGTGTCGATGAAGTGAACAGGATATTCAGAAAAAGTCTGCTGAATTTTCTGAAAGATCTGGGTCTCTATCAAAGGGTTGAGGTCTCTCAGGAAGAGCTGGAAAGGTGGTCTGAGAAAGCATCAAGGGCAAAACACGTGTCGAACACACCGGGGACTTTCACAAAAGAAAAAATCCTGATGATCTACAGGGAGGCCCTGAGTGTGTGA
- a CDS encoding methyl-accepting chemotaxis protein — protein MTLRMKVFVIILVVLAGLVVSFYLIYQSVSGAVVDAVKKNAQVQIDVLSNYFAEKMNKYVERARALTQSMEAQLLDTYSMASNMVKLVKEASSTILAGLTFEEMTGSGYIATANGLEQIDSSSTIYQKYMNLVKSSKDPYVVLADTFKNKPSLVVLAPLGAFGAGTLGGVGYVIDLSEGKNFWNTVVNGGKLGESGYGILVSGDGKVLIHKDMGNFMKDVKELGGFEKAFSEAKSGGERYVEYEYNGEKKYTVWAKVPGYDFYIFSTGYLNELLSEGRKATFGTIVTYVVFGGVIFGVLFFSMMPVVRRMKEQVERVKRFGEGDLTVEFEAKGKDELTQVEQSLKEAVSSLKEMIKNIIEASNELSKASEEIKALSEESHRSAENLHEEAKRILDEANNMSSALTEVTSGVEEVAASAQNISKITQDLTERSEAVTKAAREGTESVEGVSRVIEKLKGSTEKQRNYLKELVESAKTIGEIVNTISSIAEQTNLLALNAAIEAARAGEAGRGFAVVADEIRKLAEESQKATEDIAKMLSSLRGTIGHVEEGSKEVFESVDEIAVKGEEITKRFKEILGRIEEINSMIENTAATAQEQGAAAEEMASAMDNVTKVVEGVVESLSRMESLIENQTTSSAKVSEAAERLSELSEHLSSLVKKFKV, from the coding sequence ATGACATTGCGTATGAAGGTTTTTGTGATCATACTGGTCGTTCTGGCGGGGCTTGTTGTTAGTTTTTACCTCATATACCAGAGTGTTTCAGGTGCTGTTGTAGATGCGGTCAAAAAGAACGCGCAGGTTCAGATCGATGTTCTCTCCAATTACTTCGCCGAAAAGATGAACAAGTACGTAGAGAGGGCACGCGCTTTAACACAATCGATGGAAGCCCAGCTTCTCGACACCTACTCCATGGCTTCCAACATGGTCAAACTGGTGAAAGAAGCCTCCAGTACGATTCTTGCAGGCCTCACCTTTGAGGAGATGACCGGTTCTGGTTATATCGCCACCGCAAACGGTCTGGAACAGATAGATTCCTCTTCAACCATCTATCAGAAGTACATGAATCTTGTGAAGAGTTCAAAGGACCCATACGTTGTGCTGGCGGATACCTTCAAAAATAAACCCTCACTTGTCGTTCTTGCTCCACTCGGTGCCTTCGGTGCCGGCACACTCGGTGGTGTTGGCTATGTGATAGATCTTTCCGAAGGAAAAAATTTCTGGAATACAGTGGTCAACGGCGGAAAACTTGGAGAAAGCGGCTACGGCATACTGGTATCCGGTGATGGGAAAGTATTGATACACAAAGACATGGGAAACTTCATGAAAGACGTGAAAGAACTTGGAGGATTTGAGAAAGCTTTCAGTGAAGCAAAGAGTGGAGGAGAAAGATACGTAGAGTACGAGTACAATGGAGAGAAGAAATACACCGTGTGGGCGAAAGTGCCAGGATACGACTTTTACATCTTCTCGACAGGATACCTCAACGAACTACTTTCAGAAGGAAGGAAAGCGACCTTTGGGACGATAGTGACGTACGTGGTATTTGGAGGCGTGATCTTTGGGGTGTTGTTCTTCTCGATGATGCCAGTAGTGAGAAGGATGAAAGAGCAGGTAGAGAGAGTGAAGAGATTTGGAGAAGGGGACCTGACGGTAGAATTTGAGGCGAAAGGAAAAGACGAGCTGACACAGGTAGAACAGAGCCTGAAAGAAGCGGTATCCTCACTGAAAGAGATGATCAAAAACATCATAGAGGCATCAAACGAGCTGAGCAAAGCATCAGAAGAGATAAAGGCCCTCTCAGAGGAGAGCCACAGATCGGCAGAGAACCTCCACGAAGAGGCAAAAAGAATACTGGATGAGGCGAACAACATGAGCAGTGCACTCACAGAAGTGACGAGTGGAGTAGAAGAAGTAGCGGCGAGTGCACAGAACATCTCGAAGATCACCCAGGATCTGACGGAAAGGTCAGAGGCGGTGACGAAAGCGGCAAGAGAAGGAACAGAGAGCGTAGAAGGGGTAAGCCGTGTCATAGAGAAACTGAAAGGGTCAACAGAGAAACAGAGAAACTACCTGAAGGAACTTGTGGAGTCAGCCAAGACCATAGGGGAGATAGTGAACACGATCAGCTCGATAGCAGAGCAGACGAATCTACTTGCACTGAACGCAGCGATAGAGGCGGCAAGGGCAGGAGAGGCAGGAAGGGGCTTTGCGGTGGTTGCGGATGAGATCAGAAAACTTGCAGAAGAGAGTCAGAAAGCAACAGAAGACATAGCGAAGATGCTGAGCAGTCTGAGGGGGACGATAGGGCACGTGGAAGAAGGGTCGAAAGAGGTCTTTGAGAGTGTGGACGAGATAGCGGTGAAGGGAGAAGAGATCACAAAGAGGTTCAAAGAGATCCTTGGAAGGATAGAAGAGATCAACAGCATGATAGAGAACACGGCGGCGACGGCTCAGGAGCAGGGGGCTGCTGCAGAGGAGATGGCAAGTGCGATGGACAACGTCACCAAGGTGGTGGAAGGTGTCGTGGAGAGTCTCTCAAGAATGGAGTCCCTCATAGAAAACCAGACCACCTCCTCTGCTAAGGTGAGTGAGGCGGCAGAGAGACTTTCTGAACTCTCCGAACACCTCTCCTCGCTCGTTAAAAAGTTCAAAGTGTGA
- a CDS encoding OsmC family protein, giving the protein MQARWIGNMMFHVRTDSNHDVIMDAKEEVGGKDAAPRPLELVLSGLMGCTGMDVVSILRKMKVVDRMKDFRIEIEYERAEDHPRIFTRVHLKYIFKFDGEPPKDKVEKAVQLSQEKYCSVSAILKCSSKVTYEIVYES; this is encoded by the coding sequence ATGCAGGCACGCTGGATCGGAAACATGATGTTTCATGTCAGGACAGATTCCAATCACGATGTCATAATGGATGCCAAAGAAGAGGTCGGGGGAAAGGATGCCGCCCCCCGGCCTCTTGAACTTGTTCTTTCTGGCCTCATGGGGTGCACGGGAATGGACGTGGTGTCCATCCTGAGGAAAATGAAAGTGGTCGACCGGATGAAGGATTTCAGGATAGAGATCGAGTACGAGCGAGCAGAAGATCATCCCAGAATCTTCACCAGGGTTCACCTGAAGTACATCTTCAAGTTCGATGGTGAGCCCCCAAAGGACAAAGTCGAAAAGGCTGTTCAACTTTCTCAGGAAAAGTATTGCAGCGTCTCTGCCATCCTGAAGTGTTCCTCGAAGGTGACCTACGAGATCGTCTACGAAAGTTGA
- a CDS encoding inorganic phosphate transporter, producing MLVYLLPSLFLGWSLGANDAANVFGPFVGSGLTPYRRATIVASVFVVLGAVMGEARGLQNIGSLSTSDLVASSISVLCGALTVTIMTKFGIPVSTSQAVVGGIVGANLSTMGIQGLDLPALTKIFIVWFLTPTGALALSLIFYPAFSYIFRKIPSVQMQDRVIKVFAWVFGAYGAFSLGANNVANVTGVFVGKLLTVEQAAFLGGVSIAFGILTYSKNVMMTVGKKLIELDHFTSLVAVLSQAVTVWFFSLVGIPVSSSQAIVGAVLGAGYARGMRLGNKKVLIRILSGWFLTPAVSGIFSFFLSEFLIK from the coding sequence ATGCTGGTTTATCTTTTACCCTCGCTCTTTCTTGGATGGTCCCTTGGTGCGAACGACGCGGCGAACGTTTTCGGTCCTTTCGTTGGATCTGGCCTCACTCCCTACAGGAGAGCCACGATCGTGGCATCTGTTTTCGTTGTACTCGGAGCGGTGATGGGTGAGGCAAGAGGCCTTCAGAATATAGGTTCGCTCAGCACCTCTGATCTTGTCGCTTCCAGCATCTCTGTTCTCTGCGGTGCCCTTACCGTGACGATCATGACGAAGTTTGGAATACCGGTTTCTACATCCCAGGCGGTGGTTGGAGGAATAGTGGGAGCAAACCTCTCCACGATGGGAATTCAGGGGCTCGACCTTCCCGCTTTGACGAAGATATTCATCGTGTGGTTTCTGACACCAACGGGAGCACTGGCTTTGAGTCTGATCTTCTATCCGGCTTTTTCGTACATCTTTCGAAAGATCCCAAGCGTTCAGATGCAGGACAGAGTCATAAAGGTTTTCGCATGGGTCTTTGGAGCATACGGGGCGTTCTCACTTGGTGCGAACAACGTTGCAAATGTAACGGGGGTGTTCGTGGGAAAACTCCTCACCGTTGAGCAGGCAGCCTTTCTTGGTGGAGTTAGTATCGCCTTTGGTATCCTCACCTACAGCAAAAACGTGATGATGACCGTCGGGAAGAAATTAATAGAGTTAGATCACTTTACATCTCTTGTGGCGGTTCTTTCTCAGGCCGTGACCGTCTGGTTTTTCAGTCTGGTGGGCATTCCTGTCTCTTCTTCTCAGGCCATTGTGGGAGCCGTTCTGGGAGCAGGGTACGCGAGGGGAATGAGGTTAGGAAACAAGAAAGTTTTAATCCGGATACTGAGCGGGTGGTTTCTCACTCCCGCTGTCTCCGGTATTTTTTCTTTTTTTCTGAGCGAATTTCTGATAAAATAA